TAAACCTGTCAACAAGGTGATGAAAATACGCACTTTTCTGATGGGGTACTCTCCTGTGGGATGGCTTAAGATAGAGCAAAAACAGAAGAAGAGGAACATATGGAGAGGCAGGATTTTTTGAGCTTTATTGAGCAAGCTGATAAGTTTGCTGTTGGTATATTTCGTCAGTTTAAAATAGAAGAAAGAGACAACAGTGTAATACTCATCGCACCCACAGAAGCTTACAAAAGATGGGCTATGGAATACATAAAAAGCCGTGTTTTTAACTACGGCAAGAGAATAGAAGTAAGAAGCGCTGGGGAGAGGGAAAAGAATGAGGCGTATCCAAGCAACCTGATAGAAAAGTATAGCTTTGATAATTTTGTTGTAGGGAAGGCTAACGAGTTGGTTTATAAGGTTTGCATCGAAGTGGCAGAGTATCCGGGAAGTTCTTTTAATCCTCTGTTTATATACGGAAAAGTAGGCCTAGGGAAAACTCACCTGCTACACGCCATAGGCAACAGGGCAAGAGACGGGGGCTATAAGGTCATATACTCACCCATAACTGACTTCTCTGACGAGATGATAGCATACCTAAAAAAGGGACAGATAGAAGCTTTTAGAAACAAGTATTCAAGCGTCGATGTGCTCCTTTTGGATGATGTCCAGTTTTTGAGCGGTAAAGAGAGAACTCAGATAGAACTCTTTAGAGTTTTTGAAAGTATTTACTCCAAAGATAAGCAAATGGTTTTGGTAAGCGATAGACATCCAAAGGACCTAAAGGACATATCAGATAGGTTAATTAGCAGGTTTGAGAGCGGACTTGTTATAGAGATAGGATTAGATGATGAGACAAAGCTCTCCATAATAAAACAGAAGTTAATTCTCTACGGTATGCCACTAGACCAGAAGGTGATAGACCACATTTTTGAAAACACGGGATACAATGTCAGAGAAATAGAGGGTGCTATAAAGACTTTGAAGGTGGTAGGTATAAAGGAAACTCCAAAAAAGAAAAGTGTCAAGGATATAAACTTTGTGGTGGAGTTTACCGCAAG
The DNA window shown above is from Hydrogenobacter thermophilus TK-6 and carries:
- a CDS encoding chromosomal replication initiator protein DnaA, producing MERQDFLSFIEQADKFAVGIFRQFKIEERDNSVILIAPTEAYKRWAMEYIKSRVFNYGKRIEVRSAGEREKNEAYPSNLIEKYSFDNFVVGKANELVYKVCIEVAEYPGSSFNPLFIYGKVGLGKTHLLHAIGNRARDGGYKVIYSPITDFSDEMIAYLKKGQIEAFRNKYSSVDVLLLDDVQFLSGKERTQIELFRVFESIYSKDKQMVLVSDRHPKDLKDISDRLISRFESGLVIEIGLDDETKLSIIKQKLILYGMPLDQKVIDHIFENTGYNVREIEGAIKTLKVVGIKETPKKKSVKDINFVVEFTARHFKLKPEDLKKEGKERKIINARHIAMYLCKMVLGTSYAEISRYFGKKDHTSAIYSIRKVEEKIRQDRKFKYMMTFLERHLRKELEL